The Microlunatus antarcticus genome window below encodes:
- a CDS encoding Ig-like domain repeat protein has product MSPKPPRLRRRLGHGGISLLVLATSSSLLWSASSGTASAEPIGPQPVCADGTCTVTFAATGALQTWTVPSGVTSLTADVSGAAGGSSATPAVAGLGGRTTGTFSVEPGDELEVVVGAGGTTSTDSPDGASGTYGGGGAGGYNYWGDGGGASGGGASYVFDAELLLAAGGGGGASDGRAGGSGGGAGSAADAGADGSSSTGGQPGTLDANGTGGNPFGQSGSGDADEATGLPTGGRGGFADSLFGPSSSEPGAGGGGGFHAGGGGGGTIDDFPGTDVGSGGGGGAGFAAASVTDVVGAAGVQSGDGAITLSYANLPAYTVSFTSSFDGAVVGGKSRNVSADASGPGVVTFSVDPTTTNSACSVDRVAVSFDHVGTCVIAGDLPGDETHAPGHNVVSFKIGQGNQTITFPPLPTSGTIGDVIPLEATGSTTSGSPVVYSLGAGSADGVCTVDNAAKTVTLTAAGRCVVLAAQAGTVDYKAAIPVNQEVAVNLIRTTSALTFDQETPVYGQPVTATVTVTGTTAGFVQLSVDGKPFGDRVSVLEGTASIDLPTDLGAGGHPVKAVFTPLDETYAESSVEQSLPVAQAKTSTDLTVRANQASVVVAAVAPGAGTPEGTVVFSFGDTVSDPVTLVRGKAAYDGTIPADTFVSVVYSGDDDFAGSSTSTLRKSPTIKATVSSDAVKSPTGWYRASVTVSFDCVEGSAPLTDDCPDPVTLSADAASQGVSKTIIAEDGGVATASVTGINIDTTKPVVDALGVEDGDRFFSSAPEAGCRATDALSGVSACAAQRKVDGKAVTYSVIAVDQAGNTTTRTVRASTYVRGIVDAPYVDGAYTVKAGQAVTLVAKSSKRPQVYKPVEAPKTPSKSGDKFKATENDDEWALGYTIPTSLKPGKTYNLGIKTTSKYTIKLKVIS; this is encoded by the coding sequence GTGAGCCCGAAACCTCCTCGTCTGCGCCGACGCCTCGGCCACGGCGGGATCTCCCTCCTGGTCCTCGCGACCAGCTCCTCCCTGCTGTGGTCGGCGTCGTCCGGCACGGCCTCTGCCGAGCCCATCGGTCCGCAGCCCGTGTGCGCCGACGGCACCTGCACCGTGACCTTTGCCGCCACGGGCGCGCTGCAGACCTGGACGGTGCCGTCGGGCGTCACGTCGCTCACCGCCGACGTCTCGGGAGCCGCGGGCGGCAGCTCGGCGACCCCGGCCGTGGCCGGCCTGGGCGGCCGGACGACGGGCACCTTCTCCGTCGAGCCGGGCGACGAGCTCGAGGTCGTCGTCGGGGCAGGTGGCACGACCTCGACCGACTCGCCGGACGGGGCTTCGGGAACCTACGGCGGTGGCGGGGCCGGCGGCTACAACTACTGGGGCGACGGCGGGGGTGCCAGCGGCGGCGGTGCGTCATACGTGTTCGACGCCGAGCTCCTGCTGGCAGCCGGCGGTGGGGGCGGCGCAAGCGATGGTCGAGCCGGCGGCTCCGGTGGCGGGGCTGGGTCAGCAGCAGACGCGGGGGCGGACGGATCGAGCTCGACCGGCGGCCAGCCCGGGACGCTCGACGCGAACGGGACAGGCGGGAATCCCTTCGGGCAGTCAGGCAGCGGGGACGCGGACGAGGCCACGGGTCTGCCGACCGGCGGGCGGGGCGGCTTCGCCGACTCGCTCTTCGGACCTTCGAGCAGTGAGCCCGGAGCAGGGGGCGGTGGCGGCTTCCACGCGGGGGGCGGCGGGGGCGGCACCATCGATGACTTCCCCGGAACCGACGTGGGGTCCGGCGGCGGCGGCGGCGCTGGGTTCGCGGCGGCGAGCGTGACCGACGTGGTCGGCGCCGCGGGCGTCCAGTCCGGCGACGGCGCGATCACGCTGAGCTACGCGAACCTTCCCGCGTACACCGTCTCCTTCACGAGCAGCTTCGACGGCGCCGTGGTGGGGGGCAAGTCCCGGAACGTCTCCGCCGACGCCTCCGGCCCGGGTGTCGTGACCTTCAGCGTGGACCCGACCACCACGAACAGCGCGTGCAGCGTCGACCGTGTTGCCGTGAGCTTCGACCACGTCGGCACCTGCGTCATCGCGGGCGACCTGCCGGGCGACGAGACCCACGCGCCCGGGCACAACGTGGTGTCCTTCAAGATCGGCCAGGGCAACCAGACCATCACCTTCCCGCCGCTGCCCACTTCGGGCACGATCGGCGACGTCATCCCCCTGGAGGCCACGGGGTCGACGACCAGCGGCTCACCGGTTGTCTACAGCCTCGGTGCCGGCTCGGCCGACGGTGTGTGCACGGTCGACAACGCGGCGAAGACGGTGACGCTGACGGCCGCGGGCCGGTGCGTCGTCCTCGCCGCACAGGCAGGAACCGTCGACTACAAGGCCGCCATACCTGTGAACCAGGAGGTGGCCGTCAACCTGATCAGGACGACCAGCGCGCTCACGTTCGACCAGGAGACCCCGGTCTACGGCCAGCCGGTGACGGCGACCGTCACGGTGACCGGCACCACGGCCGGCTTCGTCCAGCTCTCGGTCGACGGCAAGCCCTTCGGTGACCGCGTCTCCGTCCTCGAGGGCACGGCCAGCATCGATCTGCCGACCGACCTGGGCGCCGGCGGCCACCCGGTCAAGGCCGTCTTCACCCCGCTCGACGAGACCTACGCGGAGTCCAGCGTCGAGCAGTCGCTGCCCGTCGCCCAGGCCAAGACCAGCACCGACCTCACGGTCCGCGCGAACCAGGCCTCGGTCGTGGTCGCTGCGGTGGCCCCGGGGGCCGGGACGCCGGAAGGCACGGTCGTCTTCAGCTTCGGCGACACGGTCTCCGACCCGGTGACGCTCGTACGCGGCAAGGCGGCGTACGACGGGACCATCCCCGCGGACACGTTCGTCAGCGTCGTCTACAGCGGCGACGACGACTTCGCCGGGTCCTCCACGTCCACCCTGCGGAAGAGCCCGACCATCAAGGCGACCGTCTCGAGCGACGCGGTGAAGTCGCCGACCGGTTGGTACCGCGCGTCGGTGACGGTGTCCTTCGACTGCGTCGAGGGGAGCGCGCCGCTCACCGACGACTGCCCCGACCCGGTCACCCTGTCGGCCGACGCCGCGTCGCAGGGCGTGTCGAAGACGATCATCGCCGAGGACGGCGGCGTCGCCACGGCGAGCGTCACCGGCATCAACATCGACACCACCAAGCCGGTGGTCGACGCGCTCGGGGTCGAGGACGGCGACCGGTTCTTCTCGTCGGCCCCCGAGGCCGGGTGCCGCGCCACGGACGCGCTGTCCGGGGTGTCGGCCTGCGCCGCCCAGCGGAAGGTCGACGGCAAGGCCGTGACCTACTCGGTGATCGCGGTCGACCAGGCGGGGAACACCACCACGAGGACGGTCCGCGCCAGCACGTACGTCCGGGGCATCGTCGACGCCCCGTACGTGGACGGCGCGTACACCGTCAAGGCCGGTCAGGCCGTCACGCTGGTCGCGAAGAGCAGCAAGCGACCGCAGGTCTACAAGCCGGTCGAGGCGCCGAAGACGCCGAGCAAGAGCGGTGACAAGTTCAAGGCCACCGAGAACGACGACGAGTGGGCTCTCGGCTACACCATCCCGACGTCGCTCAAGCCGGGCAAGACCTACAACCTGGGGATCAAGACCACCTCGAAGTACACGATCAAGCTCAAGGTGATCAGCTGA
- a CDS encoding 16S rRNA (uracil(1498)-N(3))-methyltransferase, with protein MTDALFLLESLAGTRPPVGGEVLVDGPEGHHAVTVRRLRAGDRVVVADGSGGGVRGEVVDATKAGLRVRVTEVLDQPAPPVRLVVAQALAKGDRAELAVEMLTEVGVAEVVPWQASRSIARWSADRVERGLGRWRSTAREAAKQSRRLQVPTVSEPVGTRALAERLAAADLALVLHEDATEAIARVALPSAGEVVIVVGPEGGISPEELTAFEAVGARTVRVGDHVLRTSTAGVVALAALINR; from the coding sequence GTGACCGACGCGCTCTTCCTGCTCGAGAGCCTGGCCGGGACGCGGCCGCCCGTGGGTGGCGAGGTGCTCGTCGACGGCCCCGAGGGTCACCACGCCGTCACGGTGCGGCGGCTCCGTGCAGGTGACCGCGTGGTCGTGGCCGACGGGTCCGGCGGCGGGGTGCGCGGCGAGGTGGTCGACGCGACGAAGGCTGGGCTACGGGTCCGGGTCACCGAGGTGCTCGACCAGCCCGCGCCACCCGTACGGCTGGTCGTCGCGCAGGCGCTGGCCAAGGGGGACCGCGCGGAGCTGGCCGTGGAGATGCTGACCGAGGTCGGCGTCGCCGAGGTGGTTCCGTGGCAGGCGTCGCGGTCGATCGCGCGCTGGTCGGCCGACCGCGTGGAACGCGGCCTCGGCCGGTGGCGGAGCACGGCCCGCGAGGCGGCCAAGCAGTCCCGGCGGCTGCAGGTCCCGACGGTCTCCGAGCCGGTCGGCACCCGCGCCCTGGCCGAGCGGCTGGCTGCAGCCGACCTCGCCCTCGTGCTGCACGAGGACGCCACCGAGGCCATCGCCCGGGTCGCGCTGCCGTCCGCCGGCGAGGTGGTGATCGTGGTCGGGCCCGAGGGCGGCATCAGCCCGGAGGAGCTGACTGCCTTCGAGGCCGTGGGCGCCCGTACGGTCCGCGTCGGCGACCACGTGCTGCGGACCTCGACGGCCGGCGTCGTCGCGCTCGCCGCCCTGATCAACCGCTGA
- the dnaJ gene encoding molecular chaperone DnaJ: MAADYYETLGVSRDASPEQIKKAYRQLAMKLHPDVATEPDAGERFKAVAEAYEVLADPKKKDLYDRGADPLGGGLGGGFSGGFTNQGGFDFGNLVDAMFGGGQAGRGPRSRVRRGQDALVRLDLELAEAAFGVTKPLRVDTAVLCPLCQGSGAQEGSEPVECRTCHGQGDVTHVQRSFLGDIRTTQPCPTCGGYGSVIPNPCPECSGDGRVRSARTINVKIPAGVSTGNRIHLAAHGEVGAGGGPAGDLYVELVVAPHEIFRREGDDLEVTVRIPMTAAALGTEVTVQTLEGDLPDTDDEDREVRVTVAPGTQSGTRVALDGWGVPKLRSNGRGELGVTLLVQTPTRIDDEQRELLRQLAELREETAPDGTVQKQGRGVFGRLRHAFADR; this comes from the coding sequence ATGGCTGCTGACTACTACGAGACGCTCGGCGTCTCCCGCGACGCCTCACCCGAGCAGATCAAGAAGGCCTACCGCCAGCTCGCGATGAAGCTCCACCCCGACGTGGCCACCGAGCCCGACGCGGGGGAGCGCTTCAAGGCGGTCGCGGAGGCGTACGAGGTCCTCGCCGACCCGAAGAAGAAGGACCTGTACGACCGCGGCGCCGACCCGCTGGGCGGTGGCCTCGGCGGCGGGTTCTCCGGCGGCTTCACCAACCAGGGCGGCTTCGACTTCGGCAACCTCGTCGACGCCATGTTCGGCGGCGGCCAGGCCGGCCGCGGTCCCCGGTCGCGCGTCCGGCGCGGCCAGGACGCGCTCGTGCGGCTCGACCTCGAGCTGGCCGAGGCCGCGTTCGGCGTGACCAAGCCGCTGCGGGTCGACACCGCGGTGCTCTGCCCGCTCTGCCAGGGCAGCGGCGCGCAGGAGGGCTCCGAGCCCGTCGAGTGCCGCACCTGCCACGGCCAGGGCGACGTCACGCACGTGCAGCGCTCGTTCCTCGGCGACATCCGCACCACGCAGCCCTGCCCGACCTGCGGCGGCTACGGCAGCGTCATCCCCAACCCGTGCCCGGAGTGCTCGGGCGACGGCCGGGTGCGATCCGCGCGGACGATCAACGTCAAGATCCCGGCCGGCGTCAGCACCGGCAACCGGATCCACCTGGCCGCGCACGGCGAGGTGGGGGCCGGCGGCGGTCCCGCCGGCGACCTGTACGTCGAGCTGGTCGTCGCGCCGCACGAGATCTTCCGCCGCGAGGGCGACGACCTCGAGGTGACGGTCCGGATCCCGATGACCGCCGCCGCGCTCGGCACCGAGGTCACCGTGCAGACGCTCGAGGGCGACCTGCCCGACACCGACGACGAGGACCGGGAGGTCCGCGTCACGGTCGCGCCGGGCACGCAGTCCGGCACCCGGGTGGCGCTCGACGGCTGGGGTGTTCCCAAGCTCCGCTCCAACGGGCGCGGTGAGCTGGGCGTCACGCTGCTCGTGCAGACGCCGACGCGCATCGACGACGAGCAGCGCGAGCTCCTGCGCCAGCTCGCCGAACTGCGCGAGGAGACGGCACCGGACGGCACCGTGCAGAAGCAGGGCCGCGGGGTCTTCGGGCGCCTGCGCCACGCCTTCGCCGACCGGTGA
- the hrcA gene encoding heat-inducible transcriptional repressor HrcA → MDDRKLQVLRAIVTDYVSSQEPVGSKALVDKHDLGVSPATVRNDMAALEEEGYITQPHTSAGRIPTDKGYRLFVDRLGTVKPLSTAEQRAIQTFLSGALDLDDILLRTVRLLAQATQQVAIVQYPTLSHSTVRHVELVSLSTTRVLLVLITSTGRVEQRSLEVPELDEDSLGEMRSRLNVAAAGKTPEEAGANLSGLLTALSEPTLPLGRVVVTALLEMLGSETSTRMVIGGMPYLTRYAADPGSMKPVLEALEEQVVLLTLLGEATSDAVTVRIGQENPFKELQTTSVVASGYGSRATLGVVGPTRMDYPSTMASVRAVARYVGRFLAQG, encoded by the coding sequence ATGGACGACCGCAAGCTGCAGGTGCTCCGCGCCATCGTCACCGACTACGTGTCGAGCCAGGAGCCCGTCGGGTCCAAGGCGCTGGTGGACAAGCACGACCTCGGTGTCTCCCCGGCCACGGTCCGCAACGACATGGCCGCGCTGGAGGAGGAGGGCTACATCACGCAGCCCCACACCAGCGCGGGCCGCATCCCGACCGACAAGGGCTACCGGCTCTTCGTCGACCGGCTCGGCACGGTCAAGCCGCTCTCCACGGCCGAGCAGCGGGCGATCCAGACGTTCCTGTCGGGGGCGCTCGACCTCGACGACATCCTGCTCCGGACGGTCCGGCTGCTCGCCCAGGCGACGCAGCAGGTCGCGATCGTGCAGTACCCGACGCTGAGCCACTCCACGGTGCGTCACGTCGAGCTCGTCTCGCTCTCGACGACCCGCGTGCTGCTCGTGCTGATCACCTCGACCGGACGGGTCGAGCAGCGTTCGCTCGAGGTGCCCGAGCTCGACGAGGACAGCCTGGGCGAGATGCGGTCCCGGCTGAACGTCGCCGCCGCGGGAAAGACGCCCGAGGAGGCCGGCGCGAACCTGTCCGGGCTGCTCACCGCGCTGTCCGAGCCGACGCTCCCGCTCGGCCGGGTCGTGGTGACCGCGCTGCTCGAGATGCTGGGCAGCGAGACGTCGACCCGCATGGTGATCGGCGGGATGCCCTACCTGACCCGGTACGCCGCCGACCCGGGCAGCATGAAGCCGGTGCTGGAGGCCCTCGAGGAGCAGGTCGTCCTGCTCACCCTGCTGGGCGAGGCCACCTCCGACGCCGTCACGGTCCGGATCGGGCAGGAGAACCCGTTCAAGGAGCTCCAGACGACCTCGGTCGTCGCCAGCGGCTACGGCAGCCGCGCCACCCTCGGGGTCGTCGGTCCGACACGGATGGACTACCCCTCCACGATGGCCTCCGTCCGCGCGGTCGCGCGGTACGTGGGCCGATTCCTCGCGCAGGGCTGA
- a CDS encoding MBL fold metallo-hydrolase, translating to MTQPEQDAEPTYDLGPWEELAPSVWRAVAEPDAVNLVLVAGAERALLVDTGSSPEQGRTVRAAVAEVCDVPLEVVVVTHAHDDHLLGLPAFADLVTVGHEDVPGVSRPMVLAVAFDLGGRRVEVAHLGRGHTGGDLVVVVPDADLLLVGDLVEQAAPPSLGPDSFLQEWPVTVDGVIGLMTAATRAVPGHGDPVDRPYVYEQRGRLASVAGEVRRLAEAGVGAVDAADQGDWAYPVATLAPGLEVAFAQLGPITPRRTLPLA from the coding sequence GTGACCCAGCCCGAGCAGGACGCCGAGCCGACGTACGACCTCGGGCCGTGGGAGGAGCTGGCGCCTTCGGTCTGGCGGGCCGTCGCCGAGCCGGACGCGGTCAACCTCGTGCTCGTGGCCGGCGCCGAGCGGGCGCTGCTGGTCGACACCGGGTCGAGCCCGGAGCAGGGCCGTACGGTCCGCGCGGCGGTGGCCGAGGTCTGCGACGTGCCGCTCGAGGTCGTCGTGGTCACGCACGCCCACGACGACCACCTGCTCGGGCTGCCGGCGTTCGCCGACCTGGTCACCGTTGGCCACGAGGACGTACCGGGCGTCAGTCGGCCGATGGTGCTCGCCGTCGCCTTCGACCTGGGCGGACGCCGGGTGGAGGTCGCGCACCTCGGCCGCGGGCACACCGGCGGCGACCTGGTCGTGGTCGTCCCCGACGCCGACCTCCTTCTCGTCGGCGACCTGGTGGAGCAGGCCGCGCCGCCCTCGCTCGGGCCGGACTCGTTCCTGCAGGAGTGGCCGGTCACGGTCGACGGGGTGATCGGGCTGATGACGGCCGCGACCCGCGCCGTGCCGGGTCACGGCGACCCGGTCGACCGGCCGTACGTGTACGAGCAGCGCGGCCGGCTGGCCTCGGTCGCGGGCGAGGTGCGCCGGCTCGCCGAAGCCGGCGTGGGAGCGGTCGACGCGGCGGACCAGGGCGACTGGGCCTACCCGGTCGCGACGCTCGCTCCGGGCCTGGAGGTCGCCTTCGCCCAGCTCGGTCCGATCACCCCTCGGCGCACGCTGCCGCTCGCCTGA
- a CDS encoding DUF4397 domain-containing protein — protein sequence MRTSAHTRPVIGAVALAVASGALLLPTTTASAADTATVSILHAVPGATVDVYANGKALLTDFEPGTLTDPQMLPAGSYDLKVVAAGDGADGDAVAELENAEVPAGANVTVVAHLDSGGDPELTAYANDVSGIDAGDARLIVRHDAAAPAVDVRADGDVAFADLENPDEASAELPAGTISADVTLAGEDDSVIGPADVDLAEGTTTIVYAWGSAEDDNLELAVQTIDGMGGNPGGVPGGTGGQAAAASPATLGLLGIGLAGLVLAGSRLLGRSGRGVKVPTLR from the coding sequence ATGAGAACGTCCGCCCACACCCGCCCCGTCATCGGGGCGGTCGCCCTGGCCGTCGCGTCCGGGGCCCTGCTGCTCCCGACCACCACCGCGAGCGCCGCCGACACCGCCACGGTGTCGATCCTCCACGCGGTGCCCGGTGCGACGGTCGACGTCTACGCCAACGGCAAGGCGCTGCTCACCGACTTCGAGCCCGGCACGCTGACCGACCCGCAGATGCTGCCCGCCGGCAGCTACGACCTCAAGGTCGTCGCCGCCGGTGACGGGGCCGACGGCGACGCCGTCGCCGAGCTGGAGAACGCGGAGGTCCCGGCCGGCGCGAACGTCACCGTCGTGGCCCACCTCGACTCCGGTGGCGACCCGGAGTTGACCGCGTACGCGAACGACGTCTCGGGCATCGACGCCGGCGACGCGCGGCTCATCGTGCGGCACGACGCCGCGGCCCCGGCCGTGGACGTCCGCGCCGACGGTGACGTGGCCTTCGCCGACCTGGAGAACCCCGACGAGGCCAGCGCCGAGCTGCCCGCCGGGACGATCAGCGCCGACGTGACCCTGGCCGGCGAGGACGACAGCGTCATCGGCCCGGCCGACGTCGACCTCGCGGAGGGCACGACCACGATCGTGTACGCGTGGGGCTCGGCCGAGGACGACAACCTGGAGCTGGCCGTGCAGACGATCGACGGCATGGGCGGCAACCCGGGCGGCGTCCCCGGTGGCACCGGTGGTCAGGCGGCCGCGGCGTCGCCGGCGACCCTCGGGCTGCTCGGGATCGGCCTCGCCGGTCTGGTCCTGGCGGGCTCGCGCCTGCTCGGCCGGTCCGGCCGGGGCGTCAAGGTCCCGACCCTGCGGTGA
- a CDS encoding class F sortase, whose protein sequence is MTVRPPRQDGWLWPAVLAASALLVLLAGQQVVATPTVAAGVPVSTQLEPVAPATLPALEPAPTPSASARDVPERAWKTRPATPRKPVDRTAPDRVVAKAVGLDLRVVPTGVAKNGQMALPEKPTELGWYRFGAAPGDRRGAVVVAGHVDSDRYGAGPLTRVAGLERGDRVELHDGYDGTTTYEVTKVQRIDKDDFTPDAVFDRSGPAVLRLITCGGAYDAENGGYQDNLVVTAVPR, encoded by the coding sequence TTGACCGTACGACCCCCGCGGCAGGACGGCTGGCTCTGGCCAGCCGTCCTGGCTGCGTCCGCCCTGCTGGTCCTGCTCGCGGGCCAGCAGGTCGTCGCCACGCCCACCGTGGCGGCCGGCGTCCCCGTCTCGACGCAGCTCGAGCCGGTCGCTCCCGCCACCCTTCCGGCGCTGGAGCCCGCACCGACGCCCTCGGCCAGCGCCCGGGACGTCCCGGAGCGCGCGTGGAAGACCCGCCCGGCCACGCCGCGCAAGCCGGTCGACCGCACCGCGCCCGACCGGGTCGTGGCGAAGGCGGTCGGCCTCGACCTGCGCGTGGTGCCGACGGGCGTCGCGAAGAACGGGCAGATGGCGCTGCCCGAGAAGCCGACCGAGCTCGGCTGGTACCGCTTCGGCGCCGCGCCCGGGGACCGTCGGGGTGCCGTCGTGGTCGCGGGCCACGTCGACAGCGACCGTTACGGCGCGGGCCCCCTGACCCGTGTGGCCGGGCTCGAGCGGGGCGACCGGGTCGAGCTGCACGACGGATACGACGGCACCACGACGTACGAGGTGACGAAGGTGCAGCGCATCGACAAGGACGACTTCACGCCCGACGCCGTGTTCGACCGCTCCGGTCCCGCGGTGCTCCGGCTGATCACCTGCGGTGGCGCGTACGACGCGGAGAACGGCGGCTACCAGGACAACCTCGTCGTCACGGCGGTTCCCCGGTGA
- a CDS encoding sigma-70 family RNA polymerase sigma factor, which translates to MAPRTRQLDAEPVDEVTTAYGDGEPMTADDGLARGFVAGDRACLEEAYRRWSPLVHTLALREVRTAADAEDVTQQVFVSAWRSRADYAPERGSLAGWLVGITRHRLVDHHRRHQRQLRLVTTLESEAVTTPAEGPPPERDLERLVLVAEIQQLPDPRGTILRMAYWEGYTYAQIAEGLGLPLGTVKSHARRALLHLRSRLKEAAAWPT; encoded by the coding sequence GTGGCCCCGCGCACACGCCAGCTCGACGCCGAGCCGGTCGACGAGGTCACCACCGCGTACGGGGACGGGGAGCCGATGACGGCCGACGACGGTCTGGCGCGCGGCTTCGTCGCGGGCGACCGCGCCTGCCTCGAGGAGGCGTACCGACGCTGGTCTCCCCTCGTCCACACGCTCGCGCTGCGCGAGGTGCGCACCGCCGCCGACGCCGAGGACGTGACGCAGCAGGTGTTCGTCAGCGCCTGGCGCAGCCGCGCGGACTACGCCCCCGAGCGTGGCAGCCTCGCCGGCTGGCTCGTCGGCATCACCCGGCACCGCCTGGTCGACCACCACCGTCGCCACCAGCGCCAGCTGCGCCTGGTCACCACGCTCGAGAGCGAGGCCGTCACGACCCCGGCGGAGGGACCGCCGCCCGAGCGGGACCTCGAACGCCTCGTGCTCGTCGCGGAGATCCAGCAGCTGCCCGACCCGCGTGGGACGATCTTGCGGATGGCCTACTGGGAGGGCTACACGTACGCCCAGATCGCCGAGGGGCTCGGGCTGCCGCTGGGCACGGTCAAGAGCCACGCCCGACGGGCGCTGCTCCACCTGCGGAGCCGGTTGAAGGAGGCAGCGGCGTGGCCCACCTGA
- a CDS encoding anti-sigma factor, with the protein MAHLSDEQLAALAADADHRATPDELDHLGSCASCSRELGALSDLARDARAVRPSDLRPPRPEVWAAVERDLAGDEPVAAPPRPASSRPASRRRGALVAVAAVSGLVVGVGGTLGVLALRSSDEPVAGPALVASTVLAPLPGETGEGTAELVRDRDTLQLRVHATLTSSPTRDYHEVWLINSDGRRMYALGVLPSSGDASYWLPTPTDDRLDGYQTVDISLEPEDGDAAHSQHSLVRGRLPG; encoded by the coding sequence GTGGCCCACCTGAGCGACGAGCAGCTCGCCGCCCTCGCGGCCGACGCCGACCACCGGGCGACGCCCGACGAGCTCGACCACCTCGGTTCCTGCGCCTCGTGCAGCCGGGAGCTCGGCGCGCTGAGCGATCTCGCCCGCGACGCCCGCGCGGTCCGGCCGAGCGACCTGCGTCCGCCCCGGCCCGAGGTCTGGGCCGCCGTCGAGCGGGACCTGGCGGGCGACGAGCCCGTGGCGGCACCGCCTCGCCCGGCGTCCTCCAGGCCGGCCTCGCGCCGGCGCGGTGCCCTGGTCGCCGTCGCGGCGGTCTCCGGCCTGGTCGTGGGCGTCGGCGGGACGCTGGGTGTGCTCGCCCTGCGCTCGTCCGACGAACCGGTCGCCGGTCCGGCTCTGGTCGCCAGCACCGTCCTGGCCCCGCTGCCCGGCGAGACCGGCGAGGGCACGGCCGAGCTCGTCCGCGACCGCGACACCCTGCAGCTGCGCGTCCACGCCACCCTCACCTCCTCGCCCACCCGGGACTACCACGAGGTCTGGTTGATCAACAGCGACGGACGCCGGATGTACGCGCTCGGGGTCCTCCCCTCGTCCGGCGACGCCAGCTACTGGCTCCCGACGCCGACCGACGACCGGCTCGACGGCTACCAGACGGTCGACATCTCCCTCGAGCCCGAGGACGGCGACGCCGCGCACTCCCAGCACAGCCTCGTCCGCGGCCGGCTCCCGGGCTGA
- a CDS encoding DUF3592 domain-containing protein translates to MTFGQAFTLLSAGFVLLGAVFVVLGARTLASTRRRRRTWHAYPGRVVATRPDGDLVRCQVAYRRDGTQVLFWNRYTSSVLRDPVGRDVPVLVNPADPHDAVVDGGIVDGSTVGVVFVVVGSLAVVIGLVVGLVALT, encoded by the coding sequence GTGACCTTCGGTCAGGCCTTCACGCTCCTCAGCGCCGGGTTCGTCCTGCTCGGGGCGGTCTTCGTCGTCCTGGGGGCGCGCACCCTGGCGAGCACCCGCCGGCGGCGACGCACCTGGCACGCCTACCCGGGTCGCGTGGTGGCCACCCGGCCGGACGGGGACCTGGTGCGGTGCCAGGTCGCCTACCGGCGCGACGGCACGCAGGTGCTGTTCTGGAACCGCTACACCTCGTCCGTCCTGCGTGACCCGGTCGGGCGCGACGTCCCCGTCCTGGTCAACCCGGCCGACCCGCACGACGCCGTGGTCGACGGCGGGATCGTCGACGGCTCGACCGTGGGCGTGGTCTTCGTCGTGGTCGGCTCCCTGGCCGTCGTGATCGGTCTCGTCGTCGGGCTCGTCGCGCTCACCTGA
- a CDS encoding NAD(P)H-binding protein: MILVTGASGNVGRQVVDQLVGRGEPVRALSRRPGRVDWPDGVEAVAGDLTEELPAEVLAGVRALYLFPEPARVRAVAEAAAAAVVRHVVVLSSISVAMDTPPELEPLRRRHLAVEEAVEASSMTWTHIRPGMFMANTLGWAASVRAEGVVRQPFGDSTAAPVHEADIAAVAVAALLDPGRHAGRAYALSGPEPLSQLDRVRVLAEVLGRPVRFEEQTRDQARAEMLANPWVNEGLADALLTMLEQASGVRDGIVLPGVEDVLGRPALTFARWVEDHRADFAPQG; the protein is encoded by the coding sequence ATGATCCTGGTGACGGGCGCGTCGGGGAACGTGGGGCGGCAGGTGGTCGACCAGCTGGTCGGCCGCGGGGAGCCCGTGCGGGCGCTCAGCCGGCGGCCCGGACGGGTCGACTGGCCCGACGGCGTCGAGGCCGTCGCGGGTGACCTCACCGAGGAGCTGCCGGCCGAGGTGCTCGCGGGGGTCCGGGCCCTCTACCTCTTCCCCGAGCCCGCCCGCGTGCGCGCGGTGGCCGAGGCGGCGGCCGCGGCGGTCGTACGGCACGTGGTGGTCCTGTCGTCCATCTCCGTCGCGATGGACACGCCCCCGGAGCTGGAGCCCCTGAGACGACGCCACCTGGCGGTCGAGGAGGCCGTCGAGGCCTCCTCGATGACGTGGACCCACATCAGGCCGGGGATGTTCATGGCCAACACCCTCGGCTGGGCCGCGTCGGTCCGGGCCGAGGGCGTCGTGCGCCAGCCCTTCGGAGACTCGACGGCCGCCCCCGTCCACGAGGCCGACATCGCCGCGGTGGCGGTCGCGGCGCTCCTCGACCCCGGGCGTCACGCCGGTCGGGCGTACGCGCTGTCCGGCCCGGAGCCGCTGAGCCAGCTCGACCGCGTCCGCGTCCTCGCCGAGGTCCTCGGTCGGCCGGTGCGCTTCGAGGAGCAGACCCGCGACCAGGCCCGCGCCGAGATGCTCGCGAACCCGTGGGTGAACGAGGGGCTGGCCGACGCGCTGCTCACCATGCTCGAGCAGGCGAGCGGCGTCCGCGACGGGATCGTGCTGCCCGGCGTCGAGGACGTGCTGGGTCGGCCAGCCCTGACCTTCGCCCGGTGGGTCGAGGACCACCGGGCGGACTTCGCACCGCAGGGCTGA